From the genome of Aspergillus fumigatus Af293 chromosome 1, whole genome shotgun sequence, one region includes:
- a CDS encoding N-terminal C2 domain-containing protein gives MQAFVPKNRRPRFEFILRIIDLNNVPLVSGTAFVKWRLPSSSTAEHHGHTDKAIILDHRAYWNYEKTLQVRLTIDRNQTLHECELVLDIMQEFGSGGHSDKNFLGRIRLNLAEYVDKSDDEEGIVRRYLMQDSKVNSTLRVGIVMHQIDGDRNFITPPLRSAAVFAGIAGVVSSEQADHDELGRLPSINTQSREVADMQDMYRRTLAASWLSGTDDIPADKLIEDLFATGSCGNDEHPDARSRRTADNNNELHPDRDTDTRQTRSGNRLSPSFERRPKSSSSQFLNESKGSDSSGHIRKGGSIQEQLQDSANGKTWKSRSEVDELSEFDVREDLRSWEVSVKE, from the exons ATGCAGGCTTTTG TTCCGAAAAATAGGAGG CCTAGATTCGAATTTATATTAAGA ATCATCGATTTAAACAATGTACCACTTGTGAGTGGAACGGCGTTCGTTAAATGGCGTTTGCCGTCGTCTAGTACGGCCGAGCACCATGGACATACGGACAAAGCAATCATCCTTGATCATCGAGCGTACTGGAACTACGAGAAGACCCTGCAGGTCAGGCTTACGATTGATCGAAATCAGACACTCCATGAATGCGAACTCGTCCTAGACATCATGCAAGAGTTTGGGTCTGGGGGGCACAGCGACAAGAATTTTTTAGGAAGGATCAGGCTCAACCTTGCCGAGTATGTCGACAAgagcgatgacgaggaaggcATCGTGAGGAGGTACCTGATGCAGGATAGTAAGGTCAACAGCACGCTCAGGGTTGGGATTGTGATGCACCAAATCGATGGCGATCGAAATTTCATCAC TCCCCCCCTAAGGTCCGCCGCGGTTTTCGCAGGCATTGCGGGCGTGGTCTCCTCAGAACAAGCTGATCATGATGAACTTGGCCGGCTTCCGTCCATCAACACCCAGAGTCGAGAGGTTGCTGATATGCAGGACATGTACCGCCGCACTCTTGCTGCTTCATGGCTGTCTGGCACAGATGACATCCCCGCGGATAAGTTAATCGAGGACCTCTTTGCCACTGGCTCTTGCGGGAACGACGAACATCCTGATGCTCGCTCTCGGAGGACAGCGGATAATAATAACGAGCTTCATCCTGATAGGGATACAGATACAAGGCAAACCAGATCAGGGAACCGATTGTCCCCAAGTTTCGAGAGGCGACCAAAGAGCTCATCCAGCCAATTCCTCAACGAAAGCAAAGGGTCTGACTCGTCGGGACACATCAGGAAAGGTGGCAGTATTCAAGAGCAGCTTCAGGACAGTGCAAATGGCAAGACCTGGAAAAGCCGTAGTGAAGTGGATGAATTATCTGAATTTGATGTACGAGAGGATTTGCGGAGCTGGGAGGTTTCTGTAAAGGAATGA